CCACGGCATCCACCTGATATCCGGTCTTTGCAAACATCGTGACGAGCTCCCGTTGCAGCTCAAGTTCGTCCTCCACGACCAATAGTCGCATGCGGCGTCCCTTCCTTACACCATGAAATAATGCCGTGCATGAACAGCGCAATCACAGACGCCCGTGGAACGAAAGGGCGAGGGCGCGTGCCCTCTCTTTTCACGCCTCGATCACTCTGCGAGAAAGCCCAATCGCTCCTTGACTGTGGCCAACGTCTGCCGCGACAAATCACGCGCCCGCTCTGCGCCAGTGCGCAGGACTCGGTCGACCTCGTCTGTCGCAATCAACTCTTGGTAACGAGCTTGCACCGGCGCCAGTCCATCGACGACTACCTCAGCCAGCTCTTTCTTGAACTGACCATAACCTTTACCTGCGAAGTGCTCCGTCACCTGCTCCATCGTCATATCCGTAAACAGCCCGAATATCGTCATGAGGTTACTGACCGCCGGCTTTTGCTCGATATCGTAACGCACTTCCTTGTCCGAATCCGTCACGGCGCGGCTGATTTTTTTGCGGATGACATCCGGGGGATCGAGAATCGCAATATACGCCCCTTGGCTCTCGTCGCTCTTGCTCATCTTCTTCTCTGGATTCTCAAGGCTCATAATGCGCCCGCCAACCTTCGGAATGTATGGCTCGGGTACCACAAACGTATCACCAAAACGATGATTAAAGCGTTCTGCGATATCGCGCGTGAGCTCCAGATGTTGCTTTTGATCTTCACCGACTGGCACAAGGTCCGCCTGATACAGCAAGATATCGGCAGCCATCAGTGCAGGATACGTAAACAAACCGGCTGTCACCACATCCTTGGTCGCAGCCTTGTCCTTAAACTGGGTCATCCTCCCCAGTTCCCCGTAATACGCGATACACTGTAACAACCATCCGAGTTCTGCGTGCGCGGGTACATGCGATTGAATGAAGACGATGGACTTTTCAGGATCAATCCCTGCCGCCAAATACAGTGCAGCGAGATTTCGCGAATTTTGACGCAGCGCTGCCGGATCTTGCGGCACCGTGATGGCATGAAGATCTACCACACAAAACAGACACTGTGCCTCGTGTTGCAGGCGGACGAAGTTTTTCATCGCCCCAAGGTAGTTGCCAATCGTCAGGTTGCCTGACGGTTGAATGCCAGAAAACACACGCTTCACAAGTATTTCCCCCTCTTGCGCCACTGGGAACGCAACCAAAATAAAACGCGGAGCAAATCGTCCAAATTGGGACGAAAAACTCCGCGGTACCACCCATGTTCAGCGACCTTCAAAACGTCGCTGCGCTCGACCAGCCATCACTGGCCGACCAAATATCGCTGGTCAGACGAGCCGACCTACTCGTCCAGACTGGACTTCAGTCGACTGGCTCTAAGGCCCATTCAGCAGCGCACCGCACACCAGGCTCCCACCGCCCCTGGCTCGCTCAGTCGGTGCTCATCCATGTTTATCTGGACGACACACCGCAATGTCGGTATCCTACTGCGTACTATTCCTCTTCAACGCCGTATATGCAAATTCAACTATCCAGATTATATGTCCGCGCGAACTGCGATGCAACTCGCCGCCGGCGCCGAAACGCAAGACCGGATTACAGGACTTGCACGCGACCGCGATAGACCAGTCCGCGATGTGGATCAAGCGTAATCGTCTCGCCGTCTTGTAATACTTCCAGCGCTTCTGCAACACCGACAATCACAGGTTTACCCAAAGACACGCCAACCACCGCAGCATGAGAGGTCAAGCCCCCTTCTGTGGTCACGATGCCCGCCGCCTTTTCGATAGCCTGCATGACATCCTTGTCGGTCGAGGTCGTCACGATGATATCTCCCTCGCCCACTTTGCCGTTTAAATCGGATGCATCCTTGACGACGACAGCGCGACCAGTGACGGATGTCTTACCGACGCCAGTGCCTTTGACGACCGAGTCGGCAATGGTGTGGACCTTGAGGAAGTTAGTTGTCCCCGGCTGACCTGCAGGAATTCCGCCGATGATAAGCACCAAATCCCCGTTCTGCACGTGACCAGTGGACAATGCACCTTCAACAGCAGCGGACAGGATATCATCCGTGGTCGTGCAGGGTTGCGAAACGACGACCGGGTGAATCCCCCAGGATACCGTCAAGCGCCTTGCGATGGCCTCGTTTGGTGTCACCGCAACGACATTCGTCAGCGGTCGATACTTCGAGATAGACCTCGCCGTGTGCCCAGAGGTCGTCACGGTGATGACGGCTTTGGCGTCGAGATCAGAAGCGAGGGTTTTCACTGCATGTCCCAGTGCGTCGCTGACCAGTTTTGTGCATTCTGTTTGATGGCGCCAGACAACTTCGCGCTGAATGAGTGCCGTTTCCGCACGCACCGCGATTTGCGCCATGGTGCGTACCGACTCGATTGGGTAACGGCCTGCCGCCGTTTCGCCACTGAGCATCACGGCATCGGTACCGTCAAAGATAGCGTTGGCGACGTCACTGGCTTCAGCGCGCGTCGGGCGCGGATTGCGCTGCATCGAATCGAGCATTTGCGTGGCCGTGATGACCGGTTTACCGTACTTGTTACACAGGGAGATGATGCGCTTTTGCGCGAGAGGTACTTCTTCAGTGGGAATTTCGACGCCGAGATCTCCGCGCGCAACCATCATTCCATCGGTCACTTCGATGATTTCCTCGAGCCTATCCATGCCCTCTTGTGTTTCAATTTTCGAGATGATATCCGCGTGGTAGTTGTGCTCTTCGAGGATACGTCGAACTTCGAGCACGTCGCCAGCCTTGCGGACAAACGACGCTGCAATCAAGTCCACACCCTGCTCAATGCCGAACACGATGTCTTTTTTGTCCTTTTCCGTGACACCCGGAATTCGCAAGGTCACCCCTGGAACGTTAATGCCCTTATTGTCCTTCAGCGTACCGCCGTTCGTGACGCGGCAGCGAATATCGTGGCCCGAGACTTCAATGACCTCGAGTCCAATCAAACCGTCGTCAATGCGGATAGGCGCCCCTGGATAAACGTCTTCGACGAGTCCCTCGTAGGAAATCCATACGCGTTCTTTCGTTCCGACTTCGACCGGGTCAATCGTCAATGTGATTTCGTCATGGTCAGCGAGTTCGACGGCGCCGTTTTGAATTTTGCCTGTGCGGATTTTTGGACCCTTGATGTCCAACATGATGCCCACATACTTACCAACCTTCCGCGACGCTTCGCGAATGCGGCGGATGCGTTCAGCATGTTCCTCGTATGTACCGTGAGAAAAGTTTAATCGAGCGACATCGAGACCCTCTTCGATAAGCCGAGTCAATGTCTCTAGGGACTCACTAGCAGGTCCGATGGTAGCGACAATCTTCGTCTTTCTCATCCTAAAACCTCTCTCTTGTTCAGGTGTGATATAGCGCGTGAACGGATGTCACGGACAAAGCAAAAAGCGGAATGCCCACCTAGCAGGTGGACACCGCTTTGCTACCGTTCAACGTATTCTCCCATATCCCGATATTTATCGTATCGCTCGGTCAGGAGTTCATCAATAGGCTTTTTTGCGAGCTCGCGCAAACTCTCGATGATTTTCTCGCGCACAGTCGCAACCATCGCCGCAGGATCTTTTTGCGCGCCGCCCTTCGGCTCTTGAATCAACTCGTCCGCAATACCCAAATCAACTAAATCAGGCCCGGTAATTCGCATGACCTCAGCAGCGCGGCTCGCCTGCGTACTATCCTTCCACAAAATCGCCGCCGCTGATTCAGGTGCGATGACAGAATACCAGGCATACTGCAACACGTAGACTCTGTCGGTGATACCCAGCCCCAGCGCGCCACCACTGCCGCCTTCACCTGTGACAAAGCTGATAGTCGGCACGCGAAGTCCTGCCATCTCGAGCAGATTTCGCGCAATCGCCTCGCTCTGACCGCGTTCTTCCGCAGACATCCCGGGATATGCGCCAGCTGTATCGATAAACATGACGACGGGACGGCCAAACTTTTCAGCCTGTTTCATCAATCGCAGTGCTTTGCGGTAACCCTCTGGATGGGCCATACCGAAGTTGCGGTGGATATTCTCCTTCGTATCGCGCCCTTTTTGATGACCAATAATGGTCACCGGCTTGCCGTCGATAAGCCCCACGCCGCCCACAATCGATGGGTCGTCGCGAAAGTTTCTATCTCCGTGCAGTTCGATAAATTCTGTGCAGACGCCCTTAATGTAATCGAGGGTCGTCGGTCGTCCAGGCTGCCGCGCAATCTGGACGCGCTGCCACGCTGAGAGATGATTGTAGGTCTCTTCCGTCAGCTCATCCAGATGCTCTTCAAGCCTGCGCACCTCACCGGAGAGATCTAAACCGTTCTTCTCCATGAAGCCCTTGAGTTCCTGGATTTTGTTCTTCAGTTCGGAGAGTGGCTTTTCAAACTCGAGCTCACTCGGCATCTGCCCACCCCCGCGCACTGTGAATCCTCACCAGCACACCCAGTGCATCCCGAAGCTGTTTGCGATGAACCACTTTGTCTACCATCCCATGCTTTAAGTTAAACTCGGCCGTCTGAAAGTCGTCCGGCAGTTTTTGACGAATCGTCTGCTCAATGACGCGTTTACCTGCGAATCCAAACATGGCGCCAGGTTCAGCGAAGATAATATCGCCGAGACTTGCAAAGCTCGCGCTCACGCCACCCGTCGTCGGATGCGTAATCACGGTGACAAAAAGGACTTGCTCATCGTGCATGCGACGTAGTGCAACACTCGTTTTGGCCATCTGCATCAACGACAAAATGCCTTCCTGCATGCGCGCGCCACCCGAGGCCGTGAATAGAATCAAAGGCTCGCGCTCTTCTGTGGCACGTTCCATGATGCGCGTCAGTTTTTCACCGACCGCTGACCCCATTGAACCCATAATAAACCTAGGATCCATCACGGCGATGGCCACTGGCACGCCATCAATCGTACCCTCGCCCGTCACAGCGCCTTCTGTCAGTCCGGTCGATTTTTGCGCCTTTTCCAACTTCGATTCGTAATCCGGGAAACCGAGTGGATTTGTCGACGTGACATTGCCGTTTAACTCCACAAACGAACCCTCGTCCAAAGTCAGCGCAATGCGCGTATAGGCATCCACCCGAAAGTGGAAATTACATTCCGGGCACGTATATGCGTGCTTTTGCAGTTCCTTGCCCATAATCAGATTGCCACATGCGTCACACTTTTCAACCAAGCCCTTGGGAATGTCCTTTTCAACCGGATCTGGCGTCGGCACCTTCTCCCGTTCCACCGTCTTCCCAAGCGTGGCATAGTGTCTGCGCTTGTTAAACAAATCTCTTAGCACTCTTCCACCTCATCATTCAAAGAGGTTGTCCGAACCTGCGCACGCCCCTGCGCTTCACGCATGTCAAACACACCTCAGAAGGAGGAATGCAAGATGTCCTTCAGAACTTCTTGCCCCTCGTCCAGTTCGGTCTCCGGGATGAGAATTTCGAACTGCTCCTTCGCTCCGCGAGCTTGCCTAACCTTGACGAGAAAACCTTCTTCTGTCAACTTGTCCTTTATGTGGTCCGCCTGCTTGGCGGTGGGCGCAATATAGATGACAGTCCACATCTTCTTCGCTCCTAGGACTCGACTCGAAATTCTTCCTGGCATTATAACACGTTCTACAAAAACGACGTGCAGCCGTACGCAATCCTACGATACCATAACTCACAAGTTGCGCAAATGCGTTCTCAGACTGTATCGTCGTAAGACGACGTATGATGCTGGTGCGCGATTCGAGAAGCGGCGGCTGCGGCGACGGCGGCGACGAGATCGTCTAAAAAAACGTGAATCCGCTGGCGGTCCTGATTGAGTTCGCCGACAATCCCCACCTTGGTTTTGTCCAGATAGCCAAAGTTCGTCAACCCAATCGAACCGTACACGTTGGTAATCGAGAGCGCTAGAATTTCGTCGACACCATACAGCGGTTCATCCGTCTCCATAATGCTTTGCAAGGGCTCCGGCAGCGCCTTTTGCTCTGCCAACACATCCAGCGCTAACCCTGTGTATATCGCGTGTTGAACCTCCCGTTTCTCGAGGACCCGCGCGACGCTGTCCAAACATTGCTCCATCGTCAAGGACGGATGGTAGGGCTTTTGCAAGTCAAATACAATTTGAGCGATTGCGGCAAGTTCTACGCCTCGTGCCTTTAATTGTTCGATCACACTCGCGGCCACATGCGTCCCCCCTGTCCTTTGAGCCTACGACGAAAAAAAGCTAGGTATGTCTACTTTTCAAGGATTCAACGGTAAGCGTCTTACTGTTGACGAATCAGCAGCAGGTGCTCACTTGCGCAAACTCACCTTCACATTGCCCATACCGACAATATCCTCGAGCAGCGTGAGCAATTCCGGCGACAGCGCCACGCGCCACTTGTCCGCAAGCAGGCGCGTGCGGCGCGTTTTCACGTCGTACAACGCCACAGGCACATCGCCTGGGACACCTGCAAGCACTTTCTGAATTTCGGTAAGCGCCGCCTTCCCCCGCTCGGTGCCGCTGCTGTAGCGAATGTACAGGACCTCGTTCCCAGTGGAATCTTCCGCCTGCACGTCCGCCACGCTCTCGGGGGCCGGTTTGTCTGCTGCATTCAGCACAAGGCCAAGACCCGCAAATTGACGGTCTTCTTCCGCTTGCCGCTGCGCCTCCTCTAACATCTGAAGTTTTGCGGCAACCGTCGCACTACCTGGGAAAAACT
Above is a genomic segment from Alicyclobacillus acidoterrestris containing:
- the trpS gene encoding tryptophan--tRNA ligase gives rise to the protein MKRVFSGIQPSGNLTIGNYLGAMKNFVRLQHEAQCLFCVVDLHAITVPQDPAALRQNSRNLAALYLAAGIDPEKSIVFIQSHVPAHAELGWLLQCIAYYGELGRMTQFKDKAATKDVVTAGLFTYPALMAADILLYQADLVPVGEDQKQHLELTRDIAERFNHRFGDTFVVPEPYIPKVGGRIMSLENPEKKMSKSDESQGAYIAILDPPDVIRKKISRAVTDSDKEVRYDIEQKPAVSNLMTIFGLFTDMTMEQVTEHFAGKGYGQFKKELAEVVVDGLAPVQARYQELIATDEVDRVLRTGAERARDLSRQTLATVKERLGFLAE
- the pyk gene encoding pyruvate kinase, with product MRKTKIVATIGPASESLETLTRLIEEGLDVARLNFSHGTYEEHAERIRRIREASRKVGKYVGIMLDIKGPKIRTGKIQNGAVELADHDEITLTIDPVEVGTKERVWISYEGLVEDVYPGAPIRIDDGLIGLEVIEVSGHDIRCRVTNGGTLKDNKGINVPGVTLRIPGVTEKDKKDIVFGIEQGVDLIAASFVRKAGDVLEVRRILEEHNYHADIISKIETQEGMDRLEEIIEVTDGMMVARGDLGVEIPTEEVPLAQKRIISLCNKYGKPVITATQMLDSMQRNPRPTRAEASDVANAIFDGTDAVMLSGETAAGRYPIESVRTMAQIAVRAETALIQREVVWRHQTECTKLVSDALGHAVKTLASDLDAKAVITVTTSGHTARSISKYRPLTNVVAVTPNEAIARRLTVSWGIHPVVVSQPCTTTDDILSAAVEGALSTGHVQNGDLVLIIGGIPAGQPGTTNFLKVHTIADSVVKGTGVGKTSVTGRAVVVKDASDLNGKVGEGDIIVTTSTDKDVMQAIEKAAGIVTTEGGLTSHAAVVGVSLGKPVIVGVAEALEVLQDGETITLDPHRGLVYRGRVQVL
- a CDS encoding acetyl-CoA carboxylase carboxyltransferase subunit alpha, producing MPSELEFEKPLSELKNKIQELKGFMEKNGLDLSGEVRRLEEHLDELTEETYNHLSAWQRVQIARQPGRPTTLDYIKGVCTEFIELHGDRNFRDDPSIVGGVGLIDGKPVTIIGHQKGRDTKENIHRNFGMAHPEGYRKALRLMKQAEKFGRPVVMFIDTAGAYPGMSAEERGQSEAIARNLLEMAGLRVPTISFVTGEGGSGGALGLGITDRVYVLQYAWYSVIAPESAAAILWKDSTQASRAAEVMRITGPDLVDLGIADELIQEPKGGAQKDPAAMVATVREKIIESLRELAKKPIDELLTERYDKYRDMGEYVER
- the accD gene encoding acetyl-CoA carboxylase, carboxyltransferase subunit beta encodes the protein MLRDLFNKRRHYATLGKTVEREKVPTPDPVEKDIPKGLVEKCDACGNLIMGKELQKHAYTCPECNFHFRVDAYTRIALTLDEGSFVELNGNVTSTNPLGFPDYESKLEKAQKSTGLTEGAVTGEGTIDGVPVAIAVMDPRFIMGSMGSAVGEKLTRIMERATEEREPLILFTASGGARMQEGILSLMQMAKTSVALRRMHDEQVLFVTVITHPTTGGVSASFASLGDIIFAEPGAMFGFAGKRVIEQTIRQKLPDDFQTAEFNLKHGMVDKVVHRKQLRDALGVLVRIHSARGWADAE
- a CDS encoding phosphatidylglycerophosphatase A family protein, coding for MAASVIEQLKARGVELAAIAQIVFDLQKPYHPSLTMEQCLDSVARVLEKREVQHAIYTGLALDVLAEQKALPEPLQSIMETDEPLYGVDEILALSITNVYGSIGLTNFGYLDKTKVGIVGELNQDRQRIHVFLDDLVAAVAAAAASRIAHQHHTSSYDDTV